The genomic DNA GATTGAAGATCTGGCAGGCAACATTGACCGTCTCGGTCCATCTCGGACGGCACCCGATAAATTGAATAAAGTTCAAGAAGGACTGTTTAAAGGTCAGATTAAGCAGAACCTCGTGGCTGGCCGAACGGTATCTTGGCGGCCCCGTGCCAAGCTTGAACAGGAGCTGCTTGATCGGCTCTTCCGTACGAATGACGGCACCAAAAATGTTTACGCCCAAGTAGAAGAAATTTGGAAGCACCGCTTGGATGCAATCAATCATACTGAAGTGCACCAGCCCGCTCTTTCGGAGGAAGAGCGAGCGGCACGTGGGCTCGCTGAGGTTCGACAGGGAAGGCTGCCCAAGGCGTACAAGCCAAATGCTTGGAGTCGACGCTCAGAGTTCCCAGATCCGGGAGAACCATGGCAATACAAGAATGTGGGTCCAGAGTGGGTCAGGTTCCAGCTCCGATTTAGAAAGGTTCTTGAAATTGTTGAGGACACAAAGCGATCGGCGTTCAAACAGTCACGTATTTTGGTCTCAGAGTTGCACAATGGAATCGAACGTCTTGTTGAGCCAGAAAGAGCATTTGAAGCACTCAATAAGCGCAGCAGAAAGCTGGAATTTGTCTTTTCTGCCGACCTCTCACTGATGTTTAACGATCACCGGGACAAAGGTGCGTTGATCACTAACGCGCGTTTGTGGATGGAGCGAGTTTCTGAGGCCCTGGAAAAGGAGGACAAGCTCGCTCGCACGGATGATATGGTCGCCGTAGCTGTCGAGCGCTCTGGAATGTCGAAAACCGCTGCAGGCAAGGCATATGTAGGCAGCAATGTGCGCAACAGGGGCGCAAAACGGAAATCTGGAGAGACATATATCAGCATCGAAAGGTTGAGAGGACTGATCCCCTAGCCGAAACAGGAAGGGGGTATCTGTTCGCGCAGGTATTATCCGACTCGCCGAAATGCTGAACTTGGTCTGCATGCTATTACATGTGGAGTTCAAAAATGAGCAGCAAAAACAGAGATGATGAACGGCTTCTGAGCCGTGACGAGGTCGAAGAGCGCTTTGGCGTAACAAAGCGGTTTCTCGAGTTATGCGTGATCGATGGGAAGGGCCCCAAGCTGATCAAGATTGGTCGGTGTGCCCGCTATCGTCCGTCCGACGTCAGGGCCTGGATCGTAGCCCAAGAAGTGGGGAAATCGTCATGAGTAACCAAAGCGAGTCCCTAGCGAACAACGGTGTTCGCACTACAATTGACAACCCGCGCTCCAATACCGTGCCTACTGACGTTGTTATGGAATTGGCGATTTGCCCCATTACCCCACTTGGTCAAAAAGGGGGGGAGTACTTCTTCATTTCAGCCAGCGGCGAGTTGCGCCGTATGAAGGCTGAGGCTTTAGAGACAGGGCGAGGCGTTCGGGCTCTGCTGAGTGGCTTCAGCACAGCAATCGATGCGTGGTGCGTCAAAAACTTTCCACAGCAAGATGGCGGATGGTCACCACGTGAGGCCGGTCGATGGATAATAGATCAATGCAATGGGAGAGGTGTTTTTGATCCAGATTCCGCAGATGTTCGGGCTGTCGGTGTCTGGAGAGACGACGAAGGGAAAGCGATCGCACATTGTGGGAACCATCTTGTTCAACCTCAAGGACGGTCCCTTGCTCCTTCGGAGTACAGAGGAAAGTGTATAATGATCGGCGCGGCGCCGATTACCCCACCTGACATCAGCTTGATTGATCCAGAGGAAGTTGAGTCTCTTCTTTTGGAGCTGAAGGCACTCTGGGGATGGAAACGGGATGTCGATGCAGACATCTTCTTCGGATGGGTCGCGGCCGCGAGCCTTGGCGGGTTCCCTGCTTGGCGGTCTCATCTGTACGTCTATGGCAGCCGCGGAAGTGGAAAGTCGAAGCTGATGGAGCTTGTCGCAGGATTATTAGGAGAGTTTGGGGGCAATGTCCTAAACGATGCGACAGAAGCCGGGATTAGACAGTCTCGCAATAATCAAGCCCGTCCAATTCTAATCGATGAATTTGAGCCAGACCAAGGCACGCGCAATGGGTCCAAGCAAGACAAAATGTTTGCCCTGTTTCGCCGAATGTCTGGGGGAGAAGGCGGTCGAGTTTCGCGCGGCGGCGCTGATCATTCCGCAGTCTCATTCCGGACTCTCGGGGCAGCATATGTGACTTCGATAAATCACATTCAGCTTGAGCCACAAGACCGGTCGCGGTTTGTGATGATAGACTTGGGGCACTTGCCAACCACATCAGATCCCCTTCAAACGATGTCAAGGTTGGCGGCATTTGAGAAATCTGTCCGCGCACTCTCTTCTCGGCTGAGAGGCCGTATTCTCGCCAAGAGTGGGCGTTGGGACAAGACCCACTCAGTCATTGCTGCAGCAGCCCGTGCGCAAGGAGCAGATGCGAGGCAAGCTGACACTGCGGCAACGATCCTTGCTGGACGTGACTTGGCCCTATTCGGGGGCGATGTTGACCAGGGGAGATTGCGTGACTTGCTGCCGATCTTGAAGGAGTTAATGCGCGATGCTGAGGATTCTGGAGTGAGCTCAGAGGGAGATGACGCGTTAGATTTCTTGCTCAGCACCTCATTAAATTTGGATCACGGGTTCAAGCGGACGATTGGCGAACTCTTAATGTCTGCAATTACTCAGGATAAAATCAAAGGAGTTGAAGATGCAGGCGCGGCCCTTAGTCGAGTTGGTGTGTATGTTTTGTCCAAGAAGGACAGCGTTGGAGTTCGATTGGGACGAACAACGCCCGTCGCCACGCTCTATGCCGGTACGAAGTGGCAAAATGGAGCACACGTTTCTGCTCTGTTGAAAATAGAGGGTGTTATTCGCCCCGATAATCCAATTCGTGTTTGGAAAAACCAACAGCACCGAGTGATCCTTATCCCGTACGACCTGATACTAAACACTTCCAGCGAAGGTGACGACGAATTCTATTGAATGTTACAATACTTGTCCCGAGTAACGGGCTGATTATTATAGGAAATCTTGTAATGGGACAGCTGGGACCGTTCGTAGATTTATGCAACCCCCTATGATCTTTTCTCTCCCCTCCACCAATACTCCCCTTCTCTTGGTAGTAAGTGTAGAGGTAGAGATTAAGTGAACATTTTCAGGGACGTAGGTGGGACATTCAGCTGTCCCACCTACGTCCCAAAGTCCCAACGCAGTTGGATGTCCAATAGGGTGATCGCCCCTAGCGTTAGGATCACGTGATGCCAATTGTAATCAAGATGGCTGATGCGGTTTCCCATTTGGGTCCTTCCTGGGCTTTTTCTACACAGGGGGAATTCGCATCCCGTTACGTACGACAGACGAAAATTTTGAAGGGTGGTGGTTAGGGTTGTTGTTGTTGATTGCTGCGGCGATGATGCGTTTGCTGCTAACTTGAGTTCATAGACTAAAACCGATCAATCGCGCGCGCTGCACTTATATGTGGACTTGGCCAGCCATTCTGGGTTGATCTCAACACCCCAACCTGGCTCGTCTGACACAAGGGCCTTCCCGTCAGTGATTGTGTAAGGATTATCCAAGAACAAGTCGCGCTGCCAAGGATAGTAATCATCCCCCTCGATGGAGAATTCAAGATAACGTCCTGCATTCGGGATGGCACGTAGCAAATGCATAGTGAAAAGCGTCACAAGCGACAGGTTCGCGCAATGTGGTGTGCAGGGCAGACCGGCCTCTTGGCCCATGTGTGCGACGTTCATGCTGAGGCCCATGCCACCCAAATAAAGAATGTCCGGCTGGATAATGTCCACCGCACGCAGCGCAATCATCCGCTTCCAATGTTGTAGGTCCCAGTCCTGTTCACCGCCTGCAACATCAATGGTGAGTTCGCGTGTTACTTCTGCGGTTTGCTCCAGCTCCCAATAGGGACACGGCTCCTCAAAGTGCTCATAGCCATTGTCCTCGAGCATCCGACCCACCTTGATCGCACGGGCGGGGCTGAACCCTGAATTGCCATCAACCAAAAGCGCTTCTTTCGCTCCGAGTGCATTGCGGATGGTCGGAATGATGTCCTCTGTCCGGCCTGGCCATTCATCGCGGTCCTGGCCACACTCTGCACCAACGCGCACCTTGAAGGCATCAAACCCATAGGTGTCACGCAAAGCCATCAGGCGCGCGGCCTCATCCTCAGGCGTGATGTCGCGCCGCATAGATGAGGCATAGGCCCGTATCGACCCAGTAGAGCCCCCAAGAAGCTCGGTCACGGGCTTACCTGCTACTTTGCCACGCCAGTCCCAGACGGCAGTGTCTAACCCAGCCATGGCGCGGCGTATATAGGTGCCCGGAAACTTATGCTCGCGCAGCGGGATTTCCGCAATCACCGCTTCCAGCGCATCCATGCCGCGCTCCAACGCCCAAGGGGCAACTTGCCGGTGCAGAATTTCACAGGTCAGATCGCTATTATAGGTCGAGACCTGCCCCCAGCCTGTTGACCCGTCCTCGGCAGTGACGCGGACAAAACCGATCAGCGGCGTACAAAACGTTTCGATCTGGCTGATCTTTAGCCCAGTATCGTCTTTGCCACGATCATAACCGACAGGCGCGGTTCCGGAAGACGAATAGGGCATACTCATGACGCATCCTCCAAAATCAAGTCGGCTGTCCGATGGGCCAGCATCATCGTAGGGGCATTTGTATTGCTTGAGGTAATGTTTGGAAAGACTGAGGCATCCACGACCCGCAGCCCGCTGATTCCGTGAACTTTCAGCTTGGGGCAAACGACAGAGGACGCGGCATTCTCTCCCATCCGACAAGTACCGATCGGATGAAATACAGTCCCCCCCCGTTCCCGAAAATCGGCAAGGATGCCGTCAGGGGTCATGCAGCGCAGATCGGGGTCAATTGCGCGCTCAACCAGCCGATCCAGTCCCACTGTATTCATTAACGTCTGGCACAGCTGAGCACCCGCAACAACTTGCGCACAATCCTCTTTATTGGACAGCGAATTAGGACGGATCAGCGGTGGTGCATTGGGATCGTTCGCACTGATGTCGATGCGCCCTCGGCTGGTGGGCCGCGACGGCTGGAACCCGATGATGAAGCCAGGAAACGGATCCGGCTGGACCACATTGCGTTTGCCAACCAACGTCGTGGTGTAGGTGACAGGATTGAAATAAAGCTGCTGATCAGGCTGATTCAGATCCACTGAGGAACGAAAATAACCACCACATTGGTTCACAGAAAGCGATAATGGACCGCGCCGGGTCAACGCATATTGAATTGCCGCGCGCACTTTGCCGTGGAAGGGACGCAGCACATTGTTCAGCGTCGGCTCAGTCGCGCGAAAATAGTAATTAATACCCAGATTATCTTGCAGGTTGCCACCCACATGTGGCGCATCCAGCAGAGTTGTGATGCCCATCCGCTTCAACATCTCTGGCGGACCGATACCCGACAGTTGCAAGATCCGCGGCGAGGTCACAGCACCTGCCGACAGGATGATTTCGCGTCCCGCCTGAAGGTTAACCAAACGTCCGCGATGGCGCAGTTTGACTGCAGTTGCACGGCGGCCTTCGAAAACGATCCGTTCAACCAAAGCGCCAGTCATCAACGTGACATTCGGCCGCTTAAGCGCAGGCGCGAGAAAGGCGCGTGCCGAATGCATCCGCCGCCCACGACTGGTGTTGATCTGGTAAGCCGCAGCACCCTCGTTCACAGCACCGTTAATACTGTCTGTTGATGGTAACCCAAGTTCTTTAGCGGCGGCAAAGAAATGTCGGGTTGAGGGATGAATTTGGTCAGACACATCCTGAACGTGCAGCGGTCCACTTCCGTGACGCGCACCACTCGGACTAACCTGCGTCTCCATCACCTCATAGGTGCCACGCACAGTGTCCCAATTCCAGCCCGCAGCGCCAGCGGCTTCCCAATCGTCAAAATCCCTTGGCAGGCCGCGTGCATAGACCAAAGCGTTGATCGCACCAGACCCCCCAACCACCTTGCCACGTGGCCAATAGCCCTTGCGACCTGCCAGCGTCTCTTCGGCTTCAGTCTCGTATTTCCAATTCACAGCCGGATCGAAATAGGTCTTGCCATATCCCAGTGGCAGCACAATCCAAGGAGACCGTCCGCGCCCTCCTGCCTCAAGTACAAGCACCTTGTAACGCCCCGAAGCGCTCAGGCGTTCCGCTAGAACGCAGCCAGCCGAACCCGCGCCGATGATGATGTAATCGTAGTCCGCCATTTTAACTATCCGCTGGCCAAAGTGTCCCTGCAAAACCGTTAGGCCAAGACGCAGTAGATTAAAACTGAAATTGCTTCGGAATTATCATACTATTTGCTTATTAATTGATGACTTGGCGTTTTCGCCATCAGAGGTGCTTTGTTGCACAAAGTGGTATGAAGTCCGACTTCCCCCATGGACCAAGTTCCTGTATCGCCCTGCTAAACCAAAAAACGGTCACGCTCGGGAGGAGGTGAGCATGACCGTTCTTATGTATCCGCGCCTCGGTGCGTCTCGGGAGGAGAAGAGGCAAGGCGCGTCTTCGCCAACATTGCTCGGGAGGAGGTGAGCGCTGTCAGCGGTATTTTCAGTTCCACCCGGGAGGAGGTGGGCGGTTCCGAAACTGGTGTTTGAAGCATTGCTTCATGAAAGAGGTTGTGTGCTGGCCTTGCCAGGATCTGAATGTTTGAGTGAGGCGGGGACAGAACCAAACTTTATGTCTTACGCGCCGTAAGCTGCTTCGTGGGCAATCTGGTGGATCGATGATGGCGCAATTCGAAGTTCCTGTAGGTCACGTGGGGAACACTGCTCAAGTTCCTTCAGTATCGTGAAGTAGACCTTACGCTTGGCTGCGTTCTCGGACATCTGAGCGCGGAACGCCTCAAAACGAGATCTCAGTGATGAGCTGGAAAAGAATGGCGCTGTTAATGTTGTCATGTCGTCACTCGATTTCTTTAGTTATTTATGCGTGTCTTGTGACTGAGATGTATAACCATGCTGCAGTTGCACAATGGCCCTTTCCGCAATGCCGCCATGCAGCATTTGCATGAATGCCGCCGATGGGGGGCTCCATCCGTTTAGTTTGGGTCACTTTTTAGGCTTTACAGATGCAGTGATGTCATTCGTGGCGATACTCCTCATTCCCCGCCGTCGGTCATTGACTCACCATATCAAACTGAGAGAGACAGGAGAACATTACCAGAACACCAAGGGAGAATCTGTGTGCCTGTTTTTCCAGTTGAGACGCCAGTTATTGCAAATGGCATGCCTGTTCGTCTGGTTGCCAACGCCGCCAGTGCAGGGTTTCCTTCGCCTGCGGGAGATGACCTTGAGGACGAGATTGACCCCATCTCGTGGGTTGTCCGGCACCCGTCATCGACCTTCTGGTGGCGCGTTGAGGGTGATTGCCTTTGGGATGCAGGCATTCGAGACGGGGATATCATCGCTGTAGACCGTGCTGGTAAGCGGAGAGTTGGGCGCGCCGTTTTGGCAGTCGTTGACGGGGCTGTGACCGCAAAGATGTTGCGCAAGCGGGACGGGCGGTATTTTCTGGCTCCCGCTAACGGCAAGGAGAGCTTTCCAGATATCGAGTTGACGGAAGACAGCGAGATATGGGGCGTCATTGCAGGTGTGGTGCGGCGGTATGATCTTGAATGAAGCGGCCCATTGCGATCTCGGACAGCGCAAATTTCTATGTTTCAGCAGAGCGGATATTTGACCCAACCTTGAAGAACGTGCCGGTGATTGTGCTGTCAAACAATGATGGCTGTGCCGTGGCGCGCAGTGACGAAGCAAAAGCGCTTGGCATTAAGATGGGCGAAGGGGCAGGGACAGACATATGGCTTTACGAAAGCCGGAATAATGCTTGCTGATCTCATTCGCTTCGAGGATCGGCCCCTGACCCTTTTTGATGTTGAGAAGCCAAAGTCTGTTGCTCTCATGAGTGCGCTTGATCAAGTCAACAACAGGTTTGGGAAGAAAACCCTGGTCTTGGCGAGTGAAGGGATGAAGCGACCTTGGCAGCTGCGGTCCGATCACCGAAGTCCAAGATATACCACGCGGCTTGCTGATTTGCCGGTAGTTCGTTGAGATTTAAGGGTACTGTCAGAGCAAAATCAGTTGAGGCGGGCAGGGCGAGCACTTTGTCACCGATAAGCTCTGTTCCTACGGCGTGGTGATGAAGGTAATCGGCAATGTGGACAAACAGGAAACCGGCCGCTGGCTCAACAATCGAGCTGAGAATTCACATCAGCCATTTAGACGAAGAGAGCGGGCCATGCTTTGATTTAGGCGGATGCGAACTCGTACAATGCAAGGAGCTTAAAGAAACCAATCGCCGCATTTGCAGAGGAGTGGCTCTTCGGCGGCAATGAGCTAAAAGTGTCTGAATGTTGCAGCATTACTAATCTCCACTTTCAGTCCCTGCATTTAAATAAGGATAATACGAAATGGCAGCTAATGAGTGATCCTAACGATCTGCAGGCCTTGCTTGATGAAGCATGGCGCCACCTGACACGCGGTGTGGCCGACAGCCGTTCACCGGCGCGTTACCCCACGTTTGCAACCGTCGCACCGGATGGAACACCCGAGGCGAGGACTGTGGCGCTGCGCGGTGCTTCCCGCTCCCAATCTGTTCTTGAGGTCCACACGGATATTGCAACGTCCAAAGTCGTCGCGCTGCAACACAATCCAAAAGCCGCATTTCACGTTTGGATACCACGCGCAGATTTGCAAATTCGGATCACTGCAACGGTGGAAATCCAGACAGGGAGCGACTCCGAACAAAAATGGGATCGCGTACCCGAAAGTTCGCGGGTTTCTTATGGCACACGACCGACGCCGGGCACTGCTATTTTAGATGCATACGCTTACGAAAAACCAAGCGACAGGGAACGCTTTGCCGTTTTGAGGTGCCATTTGTTGGAGATAGACCTCGTGCATCTTGGGGCACGCCATCGGCGCGCTGAATTTATTTGCGAAAACGAGTGGGCGGGTACATGGCTGGCGCCGTGATTGAAAGACCCTGACGGGCACTGCTTCATTGCGTTGCAGCATTCAACATGAAGGGCGGATTGCGGCCCTTCGCTGCGTTTGCGCGTGCTCTGGGGCCATCTGGCGGAAGCAGCCGTTCAAAGAGAGTTCAAATCCACGAATGCTGCAAACGATCTAATGGCCGCGAAGAGGACACTCACTTGCAACGTGAATGTCTGCTTCTGGCTCAGGAGTATGCACCGTTAGAGTATGTCAGCTCATAGC from Octadecabacter antarcticus 307 includes the following:
- a CDS encoding helix-turn-helix transcriptional regulator; the protein is MSSKNRDDERLLSRDEVEERFGVTKRFLELCVIDGKGPKLIKIGRCARYRPSDVRAWIVAQEVGKSS
- a CDS encoding mandelate racemase/muconate lactonizing enzyme family protein, with the protein product MSMPYSSSGTAPVGYDRGKDDTGLKISQIETFCTPLIGFVRVTAEDGSTGWGQVSTYNSDLTCEILHRQVAPWALERGMDALEAVIAEIPLREHKFPGTYIRRAMAGLDTAVWDWRGKVAGKPVTELLGGSTGSIRAYASSMRRDITPEDEAARLMALRDTYGFDAFKVRVGAECGQDRDEWPGRTEDIIPTIRNALGAKEALLVDGNSGFSPARAIKVGRMLEDNGYEHFEEPCPYWELEQTAEVTRELTIDVAGGEQDWDLQHWKRMIALRAVDIIQPDILYLGGMGLSMNVAHMGQEAGLPCTPHCANLSLVTLFTMHLLRAIPNAGRYLEFSIEGDDYYPWQRDLFLDNPYTITDGKALVSDEPGWGVEINPEWLAKSTYKCSARD
- a CDS encoding GMC family oxidoreductase — its product is MADYDYIIIGAGSAGCVLAERLSASGRYKVLVLEAGGRGRSPWIVLPLGYGKTYFDPAVNWKYETEAEETLAGRKGYWPRGKVVGGSGAINALVYARGLPRDFDDWEAAGAAGWNWDTVRGTYEVMETQVSPSGARHGSGPLHVQDVSDQIHPSTRHFFAAAKELGLPSTDSINGAVNEGAAAYQINTSRGRRMHSARAFLAPALKRPNVTLMTGALVERIVFEGRRATAVKLRHRGRLVNLQAGREIILSAGAVTSPRILQLSGIGPPEMLKRMGITTLLDAPHVGGNLQDNLGINYYFRATEPTLNNVLRPFHGKVRAAIQYALTRRGPLSLSVNQCGGYFRSSVDLNQPDQQLYFNPVTYTTTLVGKRNVVQPDPFPGFIIGFQPSRPTSRGRIDISANDPNAPPLIRPNSLSNKEDCAQVVAGAQLCQTLMNTVGLDRLVERAIDPDLRCMTPDGILADFRERGGTVFHPIGTCRMGENAASSVVCPKLKVHGISGLRVVDASVFPNITSSNTNAPTMMLAHRTADLILEDAS
- a CDS encoding LexA family protein; the protein is MPVFPVETPVIANGMPVRLVANAASAGFPSPAGDDLEDEIDPISWVVRHPSSTFWWRVEGDCLWDAGIRDGDIIAVDRAGKRRVGRAVLAVVDGAVTAKMLRKRDGRYFLAPANGKESFPDIELTEDSEIWGVIAGVVRRYDLE
- a CDS encoding Y-family DNA polymerase, translated to MKRPIAISDSANFYVSAERIFDPTLKNVPVIVLSNNDGCAVARSDEAKALGIKMGEGAGTDIWLYESRNNAC
- a CDS encoding DUF4113 domain-containing protein, which translates into the protein MSALDQVNNRFGKKTLVLASEGMKRPWQLRSDHRSPRYTTRLADLPVVR
- a CDS encoding pyridoxamine 5'-phosphate oxidase family protein yields the protein MSDPNDLQALLDEAWRHLTRGVADSRSPARYPTFATVAPDGTPEARTVALRGASRSQSVLEVHTDIATSKVVALQHNPKAAFHVWIPRADLQIRITATVEIQTGSDSEQKWDRVPESSRVSYGTRPTPGTAILDAYAYEKPSDRERFAVLRCHLLEIDLVHLGARHRRAEFICENEWAGTWLAP